The genomic DNA GCTTTACACCTATTGCGTGTGGCGATGGCCAAACCTATGATTTTTGGACCACATTTACCGAAAACCAAATTGATATTAATGTGAAATCAACGGCGGGTATCGAGTATTTAAATACGGTGCTTGGCAAATTTGCTGATAATAATGTCAACATTATTCGTTTAGATGCGGCAGGCTATGCGATCAAAGAAGCTGGCACAAACTGCTTTATGTTGGATGAAACCTTTGAGTATTTAAATAAGCTTTCGGCGCAAGCAAATGAAGCAGGTATGGAAACTATTGCCGAGATCCATAGCCATTTCCAAACTCAGATTGAAGTCGCAAAGCGTGTAAATATGGTTTATGACTTTGCTTTACCTCCACTTATTTTACACAGCTTGTTTAGCAATGATGCGCAAGCCTTATTGAACTGGCTAACCATTTCGCCGCGTAACTGTTTAACGGTACTCGATACCCACGATGGCATTGGCATCATTGACGCAGGCCCAATGGGTGATAAACCGGGTTTATTAAATGCAGCAGAAATTGATAACTTGGTTGAAACCATTCATGAAAAGAGTGAAGGGCAAAGCCGCCTAGCAACCGGTGCAGCAGCAAGTAATGTCGATTTATATCAAGTAAACTGCACTTACTACAATGCCTTGGGTGCGGATGACTTTGATTACTTATTAGCGCGTGCAATTCAGTTCTTCGCGCCAGGTATTCCGCAAGTTTATTATGGTGGCCTGTTCGCTTGTGAAAACGATATGGAATTACTGGCTCGTACCAATGTAGGTCGTGATATCAATCGCCCTTACTTAAATGCACAAGACATTGATGCTGCGCTTGCTAAACCTGTGGTGAAAGGTTTAATTAAGCTGATTCAATTACGTAATGAGCACCCAGCATTTAACGGTGAGTTTATTGCTAAAGGTGAAGGCAGTGTGTGCCGTTTAAGCTGGCATGATGATGCCAGCTCAATCGAGTTAAAAGTTGACTTTGCTAGCCGTGAAGTGATTATTGTTGATCATCGCGATGGCGAACAAAGCATTGTTGATTTGGCTGACCTTTTAGCTTAACTACTTTGACCCAATTGCAGTTGGTAGTCGATTTCGGCTGTTTGCTGCTCTTTCGATAAAAACAAGGTCGCTGCAATGCGGCCTTTTTCTTCGCTATTTTGATGGACAGTGGTGAGTTTTGGCACAAATCGTTGGCCTTCATCGATGCCATCAAAGCCAACAATCCTGACATCTTCAGGAATAGATAAGCCCATTTTTAATGCTTCGCGCATGGCGGCAAGGGCGATTAAATCACTCATGCACAACAACACGTTTGGCCTTGGTGTGCTGCTAAGCGCCTCTTTAGCGGCAATGCTAGCAAAGCGTTCGCTGCTTTCTGGAATATTCCATGTTCTATCATCGCCAAGGGTAACACCAGCATCGCTGATTGCTTGGTGATAACCGCGCAGTCGTTGATGAGCAATAGACTGACCCGCTTCAAACTCATGATGTTCGTATACTCGGCATAATACGTCGTTATCGAGTAAACGCAGGCCTAAAATGGCAACCCGATCATCATTTTTTTGTAGTGCATGTTTGGCAATATCGAAACTGGCTTGTTGGTTGTTTACGTTTACTGAGGCATCGCGACCAATATTAAAATCAACCGTTACCACATGTTTTGCGACCTGTTTTAATTGTTCCACAAGTTGCTTGTTACGAGGGCGACCATAACAAATAAAGCCATCAACAAAATCGACCACGCTATTAAGGTTATCGCTGTTACCAGAAAATAATAAAAGGTTAATACCATTTTTTTCGAGTACCGCCGATACACCCCGCATAAAACTGCTAGCAACTGGATCTGACACCATATATTCAACGCTGTCTGGCAATACTAAAGCAACAATATTAAAGGTGCCTCGGCGTAATGATTGCGCCGCCTTGTTAGGACCAAAATAGCCGAGCTTTTTACAGGCCGCCAAAATCTCTTCGCGGCGTGCTTTCGATAATTGATCAGGACGATTAAACGCATTTGATACGGTGGCGTTTGAAACGCCTAACTCTTGGGCAATACTTTTCAGCGTCCAGCTTTTTGGCTTTGTCATTGTCGGTTCTTAATCGATTCACTTAATGGTAAATTACCATATAAAGAGTCGAAAAAAAGTGTTTTTAGTCATTAAATTAGGCGTACCATAAGAGAATGAGTTCGAGTATGAGAAAAAGGCGAATAGCGAGTGATTTCTAAGTTA from Pseudoalteromonas sp. N1230-9 includes the following:
- the gtfA gene encoding sucrose phosphorylase, which gives rise to MINNKVQLITYADRITGQGIDELSNLLNGPLNNVFAGVHLLPFYNPIDGSDAGFDPIDHSEVDSRLGSWDNIYVLGANYDLMADLIVNHVSAQSFQFKDVLAKGKQSEFWELFLTKDDVFPNGMSEAEQQAIYRPRPGSCFTPIACGDGQTYDFWTTFTENQIDINVKSTAGIEYLNTVLGKFADNNVNIIRLDAAGYAIKEAGTNCFMLDETFEYLNKLSAQANEAGMETIAEIHSHFQTQIEVAKRVNMVYDFALPPLILHSLFSNDAQALLNWLTISPRNCLTVLDTHDGIGIIDAGPMGDKPGLLNAAEIDNLVETIHEKSEGQSRLATGAAASNVDLYQVNCTYYNALGADDFDYLLARAIQFFAPGIPQVYYGGLFACENDMELLARTNVGRDINRPYLNAQDIDAALAKPVVKGLIKLIQLRNEHPAFNGEFIAKGEGSVCRLSWHDDASSIELKVDFASREVIIVDHRDGEQSIVDLADLLA
- a CDS encoding LacI family DNA-binding transcriptional regulator, with amino-acid sequence MTKPKSWTLKSIAQELGVSNATVSNAFNRPDQLSKARREEILAACKKLGYFGPNKAAQSLRRGTFNIVALVLPDSVEYMVSDPVASSFMRGVSAVLEKNGINLLLFSGNSDNLNSVVDFVDGFICYGRPRNKQLVEQLKQVAKHVVTVDFNIGRDASVNVNNQQASFDIAKHALQKNDDRVAILGLRLLDNDVLCRVYEHHEFEAGQSIAHQRLRGYHQAISDAGVTLGDDRTWNIPESSERFASIAAKEALSSTPRPNVLLCMSDLIALAAMREALKMGLSIPEDVRIVGFDGIDEGQRFVPKLTTVHQNSEEKGRIAATLFLSKEQQTAEIDYQLQLGQSS